The following are encoded together in the Deltaproteobacteria bacterium genome:
- a CDS encoding NAD(P)H-dependent oxidoreductase subunit E produces MDLKKVDSILKKHEYRHSEIIGIMQDVQDIENYLPEEILRYISEKLELSLTRIFDIATFYKAFSLVPRGRHIIKVCCGTACHLAGAMQNLEQIKRTLHVREGETTEDRTFSLETVNCLGTCALAPVVQVDEDYHDAVIPGKIDKILAIYSSKDERQEVAAD; encoded by the coding sequence ATGGATCTTAAGAAAGTTGATAGCATATTAAAAAAGCATGAATACAGGCATTCTGAAATAATCGGCATCATGCAGGATGTGCAGGATATTGAGAACTATCTGCCTGAGGAGATCCTTCGCTATATTTCCGAAAAGCTTGAACTGAGCCTTACCAGGATCTTTGATATCGCCACCTTTTACAAGGCCTTCAGCCTGGTGCCAAGAGGGCGTCACATAATCAAGGTCTGCTGCGGAACGGCATGCCATCTTGCCGGAGCAATGCAGAATCTGGAGCAGATTAAGAGGACTCTGCATGTCAGGGAAGGAGAGACGACAGAGGACCGCACGTTCTCTCTCGAGACAGTCAACTGTCTGGGGACCTGTGCTCTCGCGCCTGTGGTGCAGGTGGATGAAGATTATCACGACGCGGTGATTCCCGGGAAAATAGATAAAATCCTGGCTATTTATAGCTCAAAAGATGAGAGGCAAGAGGTTGCAGCAGATTAG
- a CDS encoding aldehyde ferredoxin oxidoreductase, whose product MDGCIGRCLRVNLTKGKHSIEEIDPRLLKKFLGGRGLGVKVFTDEVDPRTDPLSPDNKLIFSSGPLVGTGAITGASCNVITRSSLTGTLACAKIRGHFGAELKFAGFDMVIIEGKAETPVILSIIDDKVRILPALEYWGRSTAETEDLFKKNLGDQWIARETFLISIGPAGERLLPLANVVNDRFLSAGGAGTGAVMGSKNLKAVAVKGRHSLYVADGSRFVKVVNTLINKLNSAPFVSQSMSQWGTAFLVGLSYQKGMLPQNNFRWAALSLKNIGTEALNSAFILKSRGCFACPVACIKKSVVKHPMYRGKGMVPSYLAIGALGVNCGISDLPAIGMASMLCAEMGLDPVATGGALATAMELVEKKVLSPEELKIDLGFGNAETLIQALRLIATKKGYARRLGQGGKALAESSGRPDLFMGVKGLSLAPFDPRAIQGMGLHFATSNYGPHYLYAYTYIDELLNVHENSDPWEIEGKPALVKLHQDTTAVMDSLGLCSKLLKGLKLNNYVPLVNSCLGTSYKAEDLLLIGERIWNLERLFNLSAGFNSSHDTLPDRFTKEPISDGPAEGQISRISEMIPEYYHLRGWNEKGEPPPETLKALELEDE is encoded by the coding sequence ATGGATGGATGTATCGGTCGTTGTCTGAGGGTGAATCTGACCAAGGGAAAACATAGTATAGAGGAGATCGATCCGAGACTCCTTAAGAAATTTTTGGGCGGACGCGGTCTCGGAGTAAAGGTCTTTACAGATGAGGTCGATCCTCGGACAGACCCTCTTTCTCCGGACAACAAGCTCATTTTTTCCTCGGGTCCACTGGTCGGAACAGGGGCCATAACAGGGGCATCCTGCAATGTCATAACCAGGTCTTCATTAACCGGGACCCTGGCCTGCGCCAAGATCCGCGGGCATTTCGGCGCTGAGCTCAAGTTCGCCGGATTCGACATGGTCATTATAGAGGGCAAGGCAGAAACTCCGGTCATTCTCTCAATTATTGACGACAAAGTCAGAATACTTCCTGCTCTGGAATACTGGGGACGTTCTACTGCCGAGACTGAAGACCTGTTTAAAAAGAACCTTGGTGATCAATGGATCGCGCGGGAGACATTTCTGATATCGATCGGCCCTGCAGGCGAACGGTTACTCCCATTGGCCAATGTTGTTAACGACCGTTTTCTCTCTGCAGGAGGAGCCGGTACAGGCGCGGTTATGGGATCCAAGAATCTCAAGGCCGTAGCCGTGAAAGGCCGGCATTCCCTGTACGTGGCAGACGGCAGTCGGTTTGTGAAGGTAGTCAATACCCTGATCAACAAGCTGAATAGCGCACCTTTTGTCTCTCAATCCATGTCCCAGTGGGGAACCGCTTTTCTGGTGGGCTTGAGTTATCAAAAGGGGATGCTGCCCCAAAACAATTTCCGCTGGGCGGCCCTTTCGTTGAAAAACATAGGTACAGAGGCGTTAAACAGCGCTTTTATCCTGAAAAGTCGCGGGTGTTTTGCGTGTCCTGTTGCATGTATTAAGAAATCAGTTGTCAAGCACCCTATGTATCGAGGAAAGGGTATGGTGCCCAGCTATCTGGCAATCGGTGCCCTCGGGGTAAACTGCGGGATCAGCGATCTCCCGGCAATCGGTATGGCGAGCATGCTGTGTGCTGAAATGGGCCTCGATCCGGTCGCAACAGGAGGAGCCCTTGCCACTGCCATGGAATTGGTGGAAAAGAAGGTGCTTTCACCGGAGGAACTCAAGATTGATCTCGGGTTTGGTAATGCCGAGACGCTGATACAGGCGCTTCGCTTGATCGCCACGAAAAAAGGGTATGCCAGACGCCTGGGACAGGGCGGGAAGGCCCTGGCCGAATCATCCGGGAGGCCGGATCTTTTTATGGGCGTAAAGGGCCTTTCTCTGGCACCGTTTGATCCTCGCGCCATTCAGGGAATGGGACTCCATTTTGCCACGAGCAACTATGGACCTCATTACCTATACGCCTATACCTATATTGATGAGCTGCTCAACGTACACGAGAACTCAGATCCGTGGGAAATTGAGGGAAAGCCGGCATTGGTCAAACTGCATCAGGACACGACTGCCGTCATGGATTCCCTGGGCCTGTGCAGCAAGCTTTTGAAGGGACTGAAATTAAATAATTATGTCCCACTTGTAAACAGTTGTCTTGGAACAAGTTACAAGGCAGAGGATCTGCTCCTTATCGGGGAGAGGATATGGAACCTGGAAAGGCTGTTTAATCTGAGCGCAGGATTCAACAGCTCACACGATACCCTCCCTGACAGGTTCACCAAAGAACCCATTTCCGACGGGCCTGCTGAAGGACAGATCAGCCGGATAAGCGAAATGATTCCGGAATATTATCATCTTAGAGGGTGGAACGAGAAAGGCGAGCCCCCGCCGGAGACCCTGAAGGCATTGGAACTGGAGGATGAGTAA
- a CDS encoding heterodisulfide reductase — protein MKIDASREDLVGAAMVVGGGIAGIQAAMDLADAGFYVYLIERSSAIGGIMAGLDKTFPTNDCAI, from the coding sequence ATGAAAATTGATGCCTCCAGGGAGGATCTGGTCGGCGCTGCAATGGTTGTCGGAGGCGGAATCGCCGGAATCCAGGCTGCCATGGACCTGGCTGATGCCGGGTTTTATGTCTACCTGATCGAAAGGTCATCAGCCATAGGCGGTATCATGGCGGGCCTGGACAAGACCTTTCCAACCAACGACTGTGCCATCTGA
- a CDS encoding FMN-binding glutamate synthase family protein produces the protein MSFSKPNYSAATLTTTRMTPAPISGICVTCVDGCEGPCEIGRSALKGREVIYPTPFGTITAGSEKDYPVDFSHFNIQGTAVGAVGIEADSDKATFPAVDTTTAVGADGSIKLNFPVFTGAVGSTDIARINWEDVAIGAAISGVIVVAGENICGMDSKAEFQNGKISRSPEMERRINAFNQWYDGTGGIIIQANVEDTRLGVPEYVIEKLGIEIFELKWGQGAKDIGGEVKLHSIERATELKNRGYIVLPDPTNPAVQEAFRAGGITEFERHSRLGMVEEEAFHNSVNHLRSVGAKYVTLKTGAYRPADLARAIKYSSDAKIDLLTIDGAGGGTGMSPWRMMNEWGIPTVQLECLAYQMCQRLASKGAYIPPIAIAGGLSLEDHIFKAIALGAPYVKAICLGRAIFTAAMVGKTHGKLMAEKMELEGEDIEDGYMRLFAVGAQLKERFGKDFGKLPAGAIGMYSYIDRLKQGLQQLMAGARKFAVQYIDRNDLMALTKESAEVSGISHVMDADAEEVDKILG, from the coding sequence TATGACACCGGCTCCCATATCAGGGATCTGCGTGACCTGTGTTGACGGTTGCGAGGGGCCTTGCGAGATAGGCAGGTCCGCCCTTAAAGGAAGGGAAGTCATCTACCCGACACCCTTTGGTACGATCACGGCTGGTTCTGAAAAGGATTACCCTGTAGATTTCTCCCATTTCAACATTCAGGGGACGGCCGTAGGTGCGGTCGGCATTGAAGCCGATTCGGATAAAGCCACATTTCCGGCCGTAGATACTACTACGGCTGTCGGCGCTGATGGCAGTATCAAGCTGAACTTCCCTGTCTTTACCGGCGCGGTGGGGTCAACTGATATTGCCCGCATTAATTGGGAAGACGTGGCCATAGGTGCGGCCATATCCGGGGTAATAGTCGTAGCTGGCGAAAATATCTGCGGTATGGATTCGAAGGCGGAATTCCAAAATGGAAAGATTTCCAGGTCGCCGGAGATGGAACGCCGCATCAATGCCTTCAATCAGTGGTATGACGGTACCGGAGGCATCATTATTCAGGCGAATGTGGAAGATACCAGATTGGGCGTGCCTGAATATGTAATTGAAAAATTGGGAATTGAGATTTTTGAGCTTAAATGGGGCCAGGGCGCCAAGGATATCGGGGGCGAGGTCAAGCTGCATTCGATCGAGAGGGCCACGGAACTCAAAAACAGGGGTTATATCGTGTTGCCGGATCCGACCAATCCGGCTGTGCAGGAAGCCTTCAGGGCAGGTGGCATCACAGAGTTTGAACGTCACTCACGCCTCGGCATGGTGGAAGAAGAGGCCTTTCACAATTCGGTTAATCACCTGCGTTCAGTAGGCGCAAAATATGTGACTCTCAAGACAGGTGCATATCGTCCTGCCGACCTGGCCAGGGCCATAAAATATTCCTCGGATGCAAAGATCGATCTCCTTACCATAGACGGGGCAGGAGGTGGAACCGGCATGAGCCCCTGGCGCATGATGAATGAATGGGGCATCCCGACAGTACAACTGGAATGCCTGGCCTATCAGATGTGCCAACGGTTGGCTTCCAAAGGGGCCTATATCCCGCCGATCGCCATTGCCGGCGGCCTGTCCCTGGAAGACCATATCTTTAAGGCCATTGCCCTTGGGGCACCCTATGTAAAGGCCATCTGCCTTGGCCGGGCCATTTTCACTGCCGCCATGGTAGGCAAGACTCATGGGAAACTGATGGCTGAAAAAATGGAACTGGAAGGGGAGGATATCGAAGACGGCTATATGCGTCTCTTTGCAGTTGGCGCCCAATTAAAGGAGCGCTTCGGGAAAGATTTTGGCAAGCTCCCTGCCGGGGCCATCGGCATGTATTCTTACATCGACAGGTTGAAACAGGGCCTTCAGCAGCTTATGGCAGGGGCAAGGAAATTCGCCGTCCAGTATATTGACCGTAACGATCTGATGGCCCTGACCAAAGAATCTGCGGAAGTTTCCGGGATTTCCCATGTCATGGACGCAGATGCAGAAGAGGTAGACAAGATTCTGGGATAG
- a CDS encoding pyridine nucleotide-disulfide oxidoreductase, which yields MITNADIQEISGTAGNFSVKVLRRPRYVDEAKCTGCGVCSQYCPVTLPDPHNQYLSPKKAIDILYTQAIPSKYFVNPDYCLFLNRQECKQCTRACQTGAIDFDQKPEVAVYHVGAVILSAGFKQSDPARIKAYRCKDSPNIVTGLEFERISSASGPYMGKILRPSDSEKPGRIAFIQCAGSRGSASGNSYCSSVCCKYAVKDAIVALEHEPDLDITIFFMDMRMHGKGLESFYERAKESGIHFIRSRVSEVRRDPQTEDLILKYVTEDGSLHQDIFNLVVLPMGLEAPEGNFTLAKAAAVELNHHGFCRTGLFDPLFTSREGIYVAGGFRGPMPLPDSVMQASGTAACVTELLAPARGTLISEKTFIEERPVKQEPLRIGVFVCNCGKNIAGVVDVEDVKKYAATLPDVVVSTDNLYSCSEDTQVLIKETVVNEKLNRVVVAACTPRTHEPLFQETIREAGLNRCLVEMVNIRDQCSWVHAHEKEEATQKSKDLIRMAVAKARLIRSLDEPVIDVIPRGLVIGGGLAGMTAALSLAGQGLECYLVEKTAKLGGNLHNIHYTLEGENPQDYLKTIVDRVRNHGLIHVFMEAEIESVNGFVGNFQTVVKSGRGPEKKTVELQHGAIILATGAMAFRPDEYLYGKSGHVILQHELEERLASGSFVPTGDDTIVMIQCVGSRDDSHMYCSSICCSMAIKNALKIKEINPSANVYVLYRDMGTYGFHEAYYTRAREQGVVFIRYDRDKKPEVAEVDGRLRITIKDLLIDNDVVIHADLLALSTAIVPQRDDTLERVLAMPRSADGFLLESHVQLKPVDSYIDGIFICGMAHFPKPIDESIAQAKAAASKAGILLARGHVRVEPIVSSCDPDKCIGCGICEYFCPYNAIKMTKKGKLKKAEVIVAACKGCGVCASYCPARAISMGRFTDEQILAQIEAFGRN from the coding sequence ATCATTACAAACGCCGATATTCAGGAAATCTCGGGCACCGCCGGGAATTTCAGTGTCAAGGTGTTGCGACGCCCCCGTTATGTGGATGAAGCCAAATGTACCGGTTGCGGGGTCTGCTCGCAATACTGCCCGGTTACCCTGCCCGATCCCCATAACCAGTACTTATCCCCCAAAAAGGCTATTGATATCCTTTATACGCAAGCCATACCTTCCAAATATTTCGTTAATCCTGATTATTGTCTGTTCCTGAACAGACAGGAGTGTAAGCAATGTACCCGTGCCTGTCAGACAGGGGCCATTGATTTTGACCAGAAGCCGGAGGTCGCCGTATACCATGTCGGTGCGGTTATCCTGTCTGCCGGCTTCAAGCAGTCCGACCCGGCCCGCATAAAGGCCTACCGATGCAAGGACTCTCCCAATATCGTTACAGGTCTGGAATTTGAGCGCATATCAAGCGCTTCCGGTCCCTATATGGGGAAAATCCTGAGACCTTCGGATTCGGAAAAACCCGGGAGAATCGCCTTTATTCAATGTGCAGGTTCCCGTGGCAGTGCATCAGGCAACAGTTATTGCTCGTCCGTGTGTTGCAAATATGCTGTTAAAGACGCCATTGTGGCCCTGGAGCATGAGCCTGATCTGGACATCACGATATTTTTCATGGATATGCGGATGCACGGCAAGGGACTGGAGAGTTTCTATGAACGTGCAAAGGAATCGGGAATACATTTTATCCGGTCCAGGGTCTCCGAGGTAAGACGTGATCCACAAACAGAAGACCTGATCCTGAAGTATGTCACTGAGGACGGCTCCTTGCACCAGGACATATTTAATCTGGTTGTGCTCCCCATGGGTCTGGAGGCCCCTGAAGGCAATTTTACCCTGGCAAAGGCCGCAGCCGTAGAACTTAACCACCATGGTTTTTGCCGGACAGGGCTGTTTGATCCGCTTTTTACGTCAAGAGAAGGGATCTATGTTGCAGGTGGATTCCGGGGACCGATGCCCCTTCCTGACAGTGTCATGCAGGCCAGCGGGACCGCTGCGTGCGTGACCGAGCTCCTTGCCCCGGCCCGCGGTACACTCATATCTGAAAAGACCTTTATTGAAGAACGTCCTGTGAAACAGGAGCCTTTGAGGATCGGCGTGTTTGTGTGCAATTGCGGCAAGAATATAGCAGGTGTAGTGGACGTGGAGGATGTAAAAAAGTATGCTGCCACTCTCCCCGATGTGGTTGTCAGCACTGACAACCTCTATTCATGTTCTGAAGATACACAGGTCTTGATCAAGGAAACCGTTGTCAATGAAAAGCTCAACCGGGTTGTTGTGGCTGCATGCACTCCCAGGACCCATGAGCCGCTGTTTCAGGAAACCATCAGAGAGGCTGGACTGAACAGGTGCCTCGTGGAAATGGTAAATATCCGCGACCAGTGTTCATGGGTGCATGCCCATGAAAAAGAGGAGGCCACACAAAAGTCAAAAGACCTGATTCGCATGGCTGTTGCAAAGGCCAGGTTGATCCGGTCTTTGGATGAACCGGTCATAGACGTTATTCCAAGGGGCCTGGTTATCGGCGGCGGACTTGCCGGTATGACCGCCGCGCTGTCACTGGCCGGGCAGGGGCTTGAATGTTACCTGGTTGAAAAAACAGCCAAGCTGGGGGGCAATCTCCATAATATCCATTACACCCTGGAGGGAGAAAATCCGCAGGACTATCTTAAAACGATTGTTGATCGGGTCAGAAACCACGGGCTTATTCATGTCTTTATGGAAGCTGAGATAGAGAGTGTCAATGGATTTGTGGGCAATTTTCAGACAGTGGTAAAATCCGGGCGGGGTCCTGAAAAAAAGACCGTAGAGCTTCAACACGGGGCCATCATTCTGGCCACCGGTGCTATGGCCTTCAGGCCGGATGAATATCTCTACGGGAAAAGCGGGCACGTAATATTGCAGCATGAATTGGAAGAAAGACTGGCCTCCGGCAGTTTTGTTCCAACCGGGGATGATACGATTGTAATGATTCAATGTGTCGGCTCCAGGGATGACAGCCATATGTATTGCAGCAGTATCTGCTGCAGCATGGCAATCAAGAACGCGCTGAAGATAAAGGAAATCAATCCTTCTGCCAATGTGTATGTCCTTTACCGGGATATGGGGACATATGGATTTCATGAAGCATATTACACACGGGCCAGGGAGCAGGGGGTTGTATTCATCCGGTATGACAGGGACAAAAAGCCTGAAGTTGCCGAAGTTGATGGAAGGTTGCGCATAACCATCAAGGACCTGCTCATTGACAATGATGTCGTAATTCATGCCGATCTGCTGGCTTTAAGCACGGCGATCGTTCCACAGCGGGACGATACCTTGGAGCGTGTACTGGCAATGCCGCGCTCAGCAGACGGATTTTTATTAGAGTCACACGTCCAGTTGAAGCCTGTGGATTCATACATTGACGGGATCTTCATATGCGGCATGGCGCATTTTCCTAAGCCGATCGACGAATCTATTGCCCAGGCCAAGGCAGCGGCGTCCAAAGCGGGTATACTGCTGGCAAGGGGCCATGTCAGGGTTGAGCCGATAGTATCGTCCTGTGATCCGGATAAGTGTATCGGCTGCGGTATCTGTGAGTATTTCTGCCCTTACAATGCGATCAAGATGACAAAGAAGGGCAAGCTCAAAAAAGCCGAGGTCATCGTTGCCGCTTGCAAGGGATGCGGGGTCTGTGCTTCCTATTGTCCGGCCAGGGCCATCAGCATGGGGAGGTTTACAGATGAGCAGATTCTTGCCCAAATCGAGGCGTTTGGGAGGAATTGA